A genomic segment from Streptomyces sp. NBC_00459 encodes:
- a CDS encoding DUF1844 domain-containing protein, which produces MSETPPQSASQNADFDAMTRDIAEVPAVEVIVTVAVNLMSAAAVKLGLTDEGDKYKDLDEARKLVHALAGLLDASTTEISSFHAAPLRDGLKSLQLAFREASLVPDDPGQGPGEKYTGPVYG; this is translated from the coding sequence ATGAGTGAGACCCCTCCCCAGAGCGCTTCCCAGAATGCCGACTTCGACGCCATGACCCGCGACATCGCCGAGGTCCCGGCGGTCGAGGTGATCGTGACGGTCGCCGTGAACCTGATGAGCGCAGCCGCCGTGAAGCTCGGTCTGACCGACGAGGGCGACAAGTACAAGGACCTGGACGAGGCCCGCAAGCTGGTGCACGCCCTCGCCGGTCTGCTCGACGCGAGCACGACGGAGATCAGCTCCTTCCACGCGGCACCGCTGCGCGACGGCCTGAAGTCGCTGCAGCTGGCGTTCCGCGAGGCGTCCCTCGTCCCGGACGACCCGGGCCAGGGCCCCGGCGAGAAGTACACGGGCCCGGTCTACGGCTAG
- a CDS encoding SseB family protein produces the protein MANKNIPDSGFPDDDGSADPRLSAALAAWAEDRGAVGPVLAALKGARLLVPVVAVLGEVEEDENGLRHEKTSDMAVPTLKAGDRTALPAFTSTDSLARWDPAARPVAVPLHQAIQAAVHEKADTIVLDLAGPVPYELSGSALLALAEGRTTADPLADPAVVAAVRAVVAAEPTVLRAHLGPGQADGTLALVLDPAAPPTDAARAVAGRLAADETLRARLVRGLDLALLPAGATPPGEPLYVRS, from the coding sequence GTGGCGAACAAGAACATTCCCGACTCCGGCTTCCCCGACGACGACGGCAGCGCCGACCCCCGGCTGAGCGCCGCGCTGGCCGCCTGGGCCGAGGACCGCGGTGCTGTCGGACCGGTGCTGGCGGCCCTCAAGGGGGCCCGGCTGCTCGTCCCCGTCGTCGCCGTGCTCGGGGAGGTCGAGGAGGACGAGAACGGGCTGCGCCACGAGAAGACCAGCGACATGGCCGTACCGACCCTCAAGGCCGGCGACCGGACCGCCCTGCCGGCCTTCACGTCCACCGACTCGCTCGCCCGCTGGGACCCGGCCGCCCGCCCCGTCGCCGTACCCCTGCACCAGGCCATCCAGGCCGCCGTGCACGAGAAGGCGGACACGATCGTCCTCGACCTGGCCGGACCCGTGCCCTACGAGCTGAGCGGCTCCGCTCTGCTCGCGCTCGCCGAGGGGCGTACGACCGCCGATCCGCTCGCCGATCCCGCCGTGGTAGCCGCCGTACGGGCCGTCGTGGCCGCCGAGCCCACTGTCCTGCGTGCCCATCTGGGGCCGGGACAGGCCGACGGCACCCTCGCGCTCGTACTGGACCCGGCCGCGCCACCGACCGACGCCGCCCGTGCGGTCGCCGGTCGCCTCGCCGCCGACGAGACGCTCAGGGCCCGCCTGGTGCGCGGCCTCGACCTGGCACTCCTGCCGGCCGGAGCGACGCCACCCGGCGAGCCCCTCTACGTGCGGTCCTGA
- a CDS encoding serine hydrolase produces the protein MASERAPRRRSLVHIVLTSVVVMGGTGVGTAYVKAQAHADVGRVTSAAAAPVAAGASEEASVEPVANPTVEAEPAVEPDTLLSAAMKPVTAAAEDGAEVSVAVLDIASGDSAAYGDGTFDTASIVKVDILATLLLQAQDENRSLTAQEKRYATSMIEVSDNASASALWTAIGKAEGLAAANKRFGLTDTEGGAGMLWGLTQTTAADQLTLLRQVFAEKGDSGAASELNEASRTYLQGLMGSIAEDQDWGVSAAAATSTADRRFALKNGWLPRTATGLWDINSIGRVTTADGREFLVAVVSNGNTTKAKGISLVESAARAAVSVFAAESGTTDQS, from the coding sequence ATGGCCTCTGAGAGAGCTCCCCGCCGTCGGTCGCTCGTCCACATCGTCCTCACCTCCGTGGTCGTCATGGGCGGCACGGGCGTGGGCACCGCGTATGTGAAGGCACAGGCTCACGCGGACGTGGGCCGCGTAACGTCGGCGGCTGCAGCGCCTGTGGCGGCCGGAGCGAGCGAGGAGGCGTCGGTGGAACCCGTCGCGAATCCCACGGTGGAGGCGGAACCCGCGGTGGAGCCGGACACGCTGCTGTCCGCCGCGATGAAGCCGGTGACCGCGGCGGCCGAGGACGGGGCCGAGGTGTCCGTGGCCGTGCTCGACATCGCGTCGGGCGACAGCGCCGCCTACGGGGACGGCACGTTCGACACGGCGAGCATCGTCAAGGTGGACATCCTGGCGACGCTGCTGCTCCAGGCACAGGACGAGAACCGGAGCCTCACCGCACAGGAGAAGCGGTACGCCACCTCGATGATCGAGGTCAGCGACAACGCCTCGGCGTCGGCGCTGTGGACGGCGATCGGGAAGGCGGAGGGTCTCGCCGCCGCCAACAAGCGCTTCGGGCTGACGGACACCGAGGGCGGCGCGGGCATGCTGTGGGGCCTGACCCAGACCACGGCGGCCGATCAACTCACCCTGCTCCGGCAGGTGTTCGCGGAGAAGGGGGACAGCGGGGCGGCGTCGGAGCTCAACGAGGCGTCCCGGACGTATCTCCAGGGTCTGATGGGCTCGATAGCCGAGGACCAGGACTGGGGGGTGTCGGCCGCGGCTGCCACGAGTACCGCCGATCGCCGGTTCGCCCTGAAGAACGGGTGGTTGCCGCGTACGGCGACCGGACTGTGGGACATCAACAGCATCGGGCGGGTGACGACGGCGGACGGGCGGGAGTTCCTGGTCGCGGTGGTGTCGAACGGCAACACGACGAAGGCGAAGGGGATTTCGCTGGTGGAGTCGGCAGCGCGGGCGGCGGTGTCGGTGTTCGCCGCGGAGTCCGGTACCACCGACCAGTCCTGA
- the mycP gene encoding type VII secretion-associated serine protease mycosin, producing the protein MTRTRTARSGLLVLLLAGSLTLLPATSAYADSIRAQQWALDAMHTQEAWRTTKGRGITVAVLDTGVEADHPDLVGNVLEGKDMVGFGASRGDASWAKHGTAMAGIIAGHGHGYDNEDGVLGIAPEAKILPVRVILEDGDSARSKARNTRGNALAEGIRWAADQGADVINLSLGDDSKSAHPEPAEDEAVQYALRKGAVVVASAGNGGEKGDHISYPAAYPGVIAATAVDKYGTRASFSTRRWYATVSAPGVNVVIAAPDHRYYEGWGTSAAAAFVSGAVALIKAAHPGLTPAQIKKLLEDTARNAPDGGRDDSRGFGFIDPAAAIRAAAGLKPEGLRSTAYGKEYFGAGPDPVPVEDDSFNWAGTVAGGLGVVLLVAAVPLWRGRRRTVDHPTYDSYDDSF; encoded by the coding sequence ATGACCCGCACCCGCACAGCCCGAAGCGGGCTCCTCGTCCTGCTCCTCGCCGGTTCCCTCACCCTCCTGCCCGCCACCAGCGCGTACGCCGACAGCATCCGCGCCCAGCAGTGGGCCCTGGACGCCATGCACACCCAGGAGGCCTGGCGGACGACCAAGGGCAGGGGCATCACGGTCGCCGTGCTCGACACCGGCGTCGAGGCCGACCACCCCGATCTCGTCGGCAACGTCCTCGAAGGCAAGGACATGGTCGGCTTCGGAGCGAGCCGGGGCGACGCCTCCTGGGCGAAGCACGGCACCGCGATGGCCGGCATCATCGCCGGTCACGGCCACGGCTACGACAACGAGGACGGCGTCCTGGGCATTGCCCCCGAGGCCAAGATCCTGCCCGTCCGCGTGATCCTCGAAGACGGCGACTCGGCCCGCAGCAAGGCCCGCAACACCCGCGGCAACGCCCTCGCCGAAGGCATCCGCTGGGCGGCCGACCAGGGCGCCGACGTCATCAACCTCTCCCTCGGCGACGACTCCAAGTCCGCCCATCCCGAGCCCGCCGAGGACGAGGCCGTCCAGTACGCGCTGAGGAAGGGCGCCGTCGTCGTCGCCTCGGCCGGCAACGGCGGCGAGAAGGGCGACCACATCTCCTACCCGGCCGCCTATCCGGGCGTCATCGCCGCGACGGCGGTCGACAAGTACGGCACCCGCGCCTCCTTCTCCACCCGCCGCTGGTACGCCACGGTCAGCGCCCCCGGCGTCAACGTCGTCATCGCCGCCCCCGACCACCGCTACTACGAGGGCTGGGGTACGAGCGCCGCCGCCGCGTTCGTCTCCGGCGCCGTCGCCCTCATCAAGGCCGCCCACCCCGGGCTGACCCCGGCCCAGATCAAGAAGCTCCTGGAGGACACGGCCCGCAACGCCCCGGACGGCGGCCGGGACGACTCCCGGGGCTTCGGTTTCATCGACCCCGCGGCGGCCATCAGGGCGGCCGCGGGGCTCAAGCCGGAAGGACTCAGGTCGACCGCGTACGGCAAGGAGTACTTCGGCGCGGGCCCGGACCCGGTTCCCGTGGAGGACGACAGCTTCAACTGGGCCGGCACCGTCGCCGGCGGCCTGGGCGTCGTGCTCCTGGTCGCGGCGGTCCCGCTGTGGCGCGGTCGCCGCAGGACGGTCGACCACCCCACCTACGACTCGTACGACGACAGCTTCTGA
- a CDS encoding 3-oxoacyl-ACP reductase: MTESTEAIVCRRLVGRTAVITGAGSGIGLATARRLASEGAHVVCGDVDETRGKAAADEVGGIFVKVDVTDPEQVEALFKTAYDTYGSVDIAFNNAGISPPDDDSILDTGLEAWKRVQEVNLTSVFLCCKAAIPYMRRQGKGSIINTASFVARMGAATSQISYTASKGGVLAMTRELGVQFAREGIRVNALCPGPVNTPLLQELFAKDPERAARRLVHIPVGRFAKADEIAAAVAFLASDDSSFVNATDFLVDGGIAGAYVTPV; the protein is encoded by the coding sequence GTGACCGAATCGACCGAAGCCATCGTCTGCCGACGCCTCGTCGGCCGTACCGCCGTCATCACCGGTGCCGGCAGCGGCATCGGCCTCGCCACCGCGCGCAGGCTAGCCTCCGAGGGCGCCCACGTCGTCTGCGGCGACGTCGACGAGACGCGCGGCAAGGCCGCCGCCGACGAGGTGGGCGGGATCTTCGTCAAGGTCGACGTCACCGACCCCGAGCAGGTCGAGGCGCTCTTCAAGACGGCGTACGACACCTACGGCAGCGTCGACATCGCGTTCAACAACGCCGGAATCTCGCCGCCCGACGACGACTCCATCCTGGACACCGGCCTGGAGGCCTGGAAGCGCGTCCAGGAGGTCAACCTGACCTCCGTCTTCCTGTGCTGCAAGGCCGCGATCCCGTACATGCGGCGCCAGGGCAAGGGCTCGATCATCAACACCGCCTCGTTCGTGGCGAGGATGGGCGCGGCAACCTCCCAGATCTCGTACACCGCTTCCAAGGGCGGCGTCCTGGCGATGACCCGTGAGCTGGGCGTGCAGTTCGCCCGGGAGGGCATCCGCGTCAACGCCCTGTGCCCGGGACCGGTCAACACCCCGCTCCTCCAGGAACTGTTCGCCAAGGACCCCGAGCGCGCCGCCCGCCGGCTCGTCCACATCCCCGTCGGACGGTTCGCCAAGGCCGACGAGATCGCCGCCGCCGTCGCCTTCCTGGCCAGCGACGACTCCTCGTTCGTCAACGCCACCGACTTCCTGGTCGACGGTGGCATCGCGGGCGCGTACGTCACACCCGTGTAG
- a CDS encoding aldehyde dehydrogenase family protein codes for MSVRGPFLSYEHERELAVLNPATEEVVATVPAATREDVDAAVVRATHAQARWAALAPADRARLLRRFAATVDQHLEELAQLEVREAGHVIGNARWEAGNVRDLLDYAAGGVERLTGRQIPVAGGLDITILEPLGVVGVIAPWNFPMPIAAWGTAPALAAGNAVILKPAETTPLTALRLAELALEAGLPEGLFQVLPGHGPVAGAALVEHPGIAKIVFTGSTGVGKQVLATGSALLKRVTLELGGKSPNIVFADSDIEAAAAAAPMSFLDNSGQDCCARTRILVQRSVYDRFLGLLAPAVESVLVGDPADEKTQMGPLISRAQLDRVRAYVTDDLAGIRGEAPTGPGFWFPPTVLTDVDPHARVAVEEVFGPVAVVIPFDDEADAVALANGTDYGLSGSIWTRDVGRALRVSQAVRAGNLSVNSHSSVRYSTPFGGFKQSGIGRELGPDALTAFTETKNVFISTEGPAQ; via the coding sequence ATGTCTGTGAGAGGTCCATTCTTGTCGTACGAACATGAGCGCGAGCTCGCGGTACTCAACCCCGCCACCGAGGAGGTCGTCGCCACCGTCCCCGCCGCCACCCGGGAGGACGTCGACGCGGCCGTCGTACGGGCCACGCACGCCCAGGCCCGCTGGGCCGCCCTCGCGCCCGCCGACCGCGCCCGGCTGCTCCGCCGCTTCGCGGCCACCGTCGATCAACACCTCGAAGAACTGGCCCAGTTGGAGGTGCGGGAGGCCGGGCATGTCATCGGCAACGCGCGCTGGGAGGCCGGCAACGTCCGCGACCTGCTCGACTACGCGGCGGGCGGTGTCGAACGGCTGACCGGACGGCAGATCCCGGTCGCCGGCGGCCTCGACATCACCATCCTCGAACCGCTCGGCGTCGTCGGCGTCATCGCGCCCTGGAACTTCCCCATGCCGATCGCGGCCTGGGGCACGGCTCCCGCGCTCGCCGCGGGCAACGCGGTGATCCTCAAGCCCGCCGAGACCACCCCGCTGACCGCCCTCCGCCTGGCCGAACTCGCCCTGGAGGCAGGCCTGCCCGAGGGTCTCTTCCAGGTGCTGCCGGGCCACGGTCCCGTCGCGGGCGCCGCGCTCGTCGAACACCCGGGCATCGCGAAGATCGTCTTCACCGGCTCGACGGGCGTGGGCAAACAAGTACTGGCGACGGGGTCGGCACTCCTCAAGCGCGTCACCCTCGAACTCGGCGGCAAGAGCCCCAACATCGTCTTCGCCGACTCCGACATCGAGGCCGCCGCAGCCGCAGCGCCCATGTCGTTCCTCGACAACTCCGGCCAGGACTGCTGTGCCCGCACCCGCATCCTCGTCCAGCGCTCCGTGTACGACCGCTTCCTCGGCCTCCTCGCGCCCGCCGTCGAGTCCGTCCTCGTCGGCGACCCGGCGGACGAGAAGACCCAGATGGGCCCGCTGATCTCCAGGGCCCAGCTGGACCGCGTACGCGCGTACGTCACCGACGACCTGGCCGGTATCCGGGGCGAGGCGCCCACGGGCCCGGGCTTCTGGTTCCCGCCCACCGTCCTCACCGACGTCGACCCGCACGCGCGCGTGGCCGTCGAGGAGGTCTTCGGCCCGGTCGCCGTCGTCATCCCGTTCGACGACGAGGCGGACGCCGTGGCACTCGCCAACGGCACCGACTACGGCCTCTCCGGCTCCATCTGGACCCGGGACGTCGGCCGCGCCCTGCGCGTGTCGCAGGCCGTCCGGGCAGGCAACCTGTCCGTCAACTCGCACTCCAGCGTGCGCTATTCGACCCCCTTCGGCGGCTTCAAGCAGTCCGGGATCGGCCGTGAGCTCGGCCCGGACGCCCTCACCGCCTTCACCGAGACGAAGAACGTCTTCATCAGCACGGAAGGCCCCGCACAGTGA
- a CDS encoding glutamine synthetase family protein produces the protein MADRTPPLSVEELHALVASGEIDTVVLAFPDMQGRLQGKRFAARFFLDDVLEHGTEGCNYLLAVDTEMNTVDGYEMSSWERGYGDFAMHPDLSTLRRLPWNAGTAFLVADLAWNDGSPVVAAPRQVLRRQLDRLAEHGFTAKVGTELEFIVFKDTYEQAWDANYRGLTPANQYNIDYSVLGTGRIEPLLRRIRNEMTAAGLIVESAKGECNPGQHEIAFKYDDAVVTCDQHAVYKTGAKEIASQEGVSLTFMAKYNEREGNSCHIHLSLADADGTNVMAGTAADPGGMSEVMRYFLAGQLAALRDFSLLYAPNINSYKRFQPGSFAPTAVAWGYDNRTCALRIVGHGRSMRFENRLPGGDVNPYLAVAGLVAAGLYGIEQKLELPEACTGNAYAGEYAHVPTTLREAAELWEKSPIAKAAFGDEVVAHYRNMARVELDAFDAAVTDWELRRSFERL, from the coding sequence GTGGCAGACCGCACACCCCCGTTGAGCGTCGAGGAGCTGCACGCCCTCGTCGCGAGCGGAGAGATCGACACTGTCGTCCTGGCCTTTCCCGACATGCAAGGGCGACTTCAGGGCAAGCGGTTCGCCGCCCGCTTCTTCCTCGACGACGTCCTGGAGCACGGCACCGAAGGCTGCAACTACCTCCTCGCCGTCGACACCGAGATGAACACCGTCGACGGCTACGAGATGTCCTCATGGGAGCGGGGATACGGCGACTTCGCCATGCACCCGGACCTGTCCACGCTCCGCCGCCTGCCCTGGAACGCCGGTACGGCGTTCCTCGTCGCCGACCTCGCCTGGAACGACGGCTCCCCGGTCGTCGCCGCACCCCGCCAGGTCCTCCGCCGTCAGCTGGACCGGCTCGCCGAGCACGGGTTCACCGCGAAGGTCGGCACGGAGCTCGAGTTCATCGTCTTCAAGGACACCTACGAGCAGGCCTGGGACGCCAACTACCGCGGGCTGACCCCGGCCAACCAGTACAACATCGACTACTCGGTCCTCGGCACCGGCCGCATCGAGCCGTTGCTGCGCCGCATCCGGAACGAGATGACGGCCGCCGGGCTGATCGTCGAGTCCGCCAAGGGCGAGTGCAATCCGGGACAGCACGAGATCGCCTTCAAGTACGACGACGCCGTCGTCACCTGCGACCAGCACGCGGTCTACAAGACCGGGGCCAAGGAGATCGCCAGCCAGGAGGGCGTCTCGCTCACCTTCATGGCCAAGTACAACGAGCGCGAGGGCAACTCCTGCCACATCCACCTCTCGCTCGCCGACGCCGACGGCACGAACGTCATGGCCGGTACGGCGGCCGACCCGGGCGGTATGTCCGAGGTGATGCGGTACTTCCTCGCCGGGCAGCTCGCCGCGCTCCGGGACTTCTCGCTCCTCTACGCGCCCAACATCAACTCGTACAAGAGGTTCCAGCCCGGCTCGTTCGCGCCGACCGCCGTCGCCTGGGGCTACGACAACCGCACCTGCGCGCTGCGGATCGTCGGCCACGGCCGGTCCATGCGGTTCGAGAACCGGCTGCCCGGTGGTGACGTCAACCCGTACCTCGCCGTCGCCGGGCTGGTCGCCGCCGGCCTCTACGGCATCGAGCAGAAGCTGGAGCTGCCCGAGGCGTGCACCGGCAACGCGTACGCCGGTGAGTACGCACACGTCCCCACCACCCTGCGCGAGGCCGCCGAACTGTGGGAGAAAAGCCCCATCGCCAAGGCCGCCTTCGGCGACGAGGTGGTGGCCCACTACCGCAACATGGCCCGCGTCGAACTCGACGCCTTCGACGCCGCGGTGACCGACTGGGAGCTTCGCCGCTCCTTCGAACGTCTCTGA
- a CDS encoding FadR/GntR family transcriptional regulator translates to MSLDAEGGLEDRLTPVLRPVRAGNGFEEALEQILQVVRLGLVPGGERLPAERELAERLGISRVTLREVLKVLQDQGLVESRRGRYGGTFVLPRDGAGGEVELRRRISAVDIEDVLRFREVLEVGAAGLCAQHGLSPEQTARLREALARTQDAPLPDYRRLDTLLHLTLSELCGSPTLTSQYAAVRATVNDLLDCIPLLVRNLEHSQRQHAALVDAVLDGDADGAREMMREHCSGTAALLRGFLA, encoded by the coding sequence ATGTCGCTGGACGCGGAGGGCGGCTTGGAGGACCGGTTGACGCCGGTACTGCGGCCCGTGCGGGCGGGCAACGGGTTCGAGGAGGCGCTGGAACAGATCCTCCAGGTCGTACGACTGGGCCTGGTACCGGGCGGTGAGCGGCTCCCGGCGGAGCGCGAACTCGCGGAGCGGCTCGGGATCAGCCGGGTGACACTGCGCGAGGTGCTGAAGGTGCTCCAGGACCAGGGGCTCGTGGAGTCGCGGCGCGGCCGGTACGGCGGCACGTTCGTACTCCCCCGGGACGGCGCGGGCGGCGAGGTCGAGTTGCGGCGCCGGATCAGCGCGGTCGACATCGAGGACGTTCTTCGCTTCCGGGAGGTGCTGGAGGTGGGTGCGGCGGGCCTGTGCGCGCAGCACGGGCTGTCTCCCGAGCAGACGGCCCGGCTGCGGGAGGCGCTGGCGCGCACCCAGGACGCGCCGCTGCCGGACTACCGCCGCCTGGACACCCTCCTCCACCTCACGCTGTCCGAGCTGTGCGGCTCACCGACGCTGACCTCGCAGTACGCGGCGGTACGGGCGACGGTGAACGACCTGCTGGACTGCATCCCGCTGTTGGTACGCAATCTGGAGCACTCGCAGCGGCAGCACGCGGCGCTGGTGGACGCGGTGCTCGACGGGGACGCTGACGGGGCGCGGGAGATGATGCGGGAGCACTGCTCGGGGACGGCGGCGCTGTTGCGGGGGTTCCTGGCGTGA
- a CDS encoding gamma-glutamyl-gamma-aminobutyrate hydrolase family protein: MTTTGRRPLIGVSTYLDSRTRWGAWELPAALLPAGYPRLVQRAGGIAAMLPPDDPAHAAATVARLDGVVIAGGPDVDPARYGEERDPRTGPPAEERDAWELALIEAALATGTPLLGICRGMQLLNVALGGTLIQHIDGHAETPGVFGHHTVKPVPGSRYEEAVPEETSVPTFHHQAVDRLGRGLVPSAYAADGTVEAVEAEGSEWVLGVQWHPEMGEDVRVMEALVAFSRSGT, translated from the coding sequence GTGACCACGACCGGACGACGACCGCTCATCGGCGTCAGCACATACCTGGACTCCAGGACGCGCTGGGGTGCGTGGGAGCTGCCCGCGGCGCTGCTGCCGGCCGGGTATCCGCGGCTCGTGCAGCGGGCCGGGGGCATCGCCGCGATGCTCCCGCCGGACGACCCGGCCCACGCCGCCGCGACGGTCGCCCGGCTCGACGGTGTCGTGATCGCGGGCGGTCCCGATGTCGATCCCGCCCGGTACGGCGAGGAACGCGACCCGCGTACGGGCCCGCCCGCCGAGGAGCGGGACGCGTGGGAACTGGCCCTGATCGAGGCGGCGCTGGCGACCGGCACCCCGTTGCTGGGCATCTGCCGGGGCATGCAGCTGCTGAACGTCGCCCTGGGCGGCACGCTGATCCAGCACATCGACGGCCACGCGGAGACACCTGGCGTCTTCGGCCACCACACCGTGAAGCCGGTACCGGGCTCGCGGTACGAGGAGGCGGTACCCGAGGAGACGTCCGTACCGACGTTCCACCACCAGGCGGTGGACCGCCTGGGAAGAGGTCTGGTCCCCTCGGCGTACGCGGCGGACGGAACGGTGGAGGCGGTGGAGGCAGAGGGTTCCGAGTGGGTACTGGGGGTGCAGTGGCATCCGGAGATGGGCGAGGACGTGAGGGTGATGGAGGCGTTGGTGGCTTTCAGCCGGTCCGGCACTTGA
- a CDS encoding LysR family transcriptional regulator has product MGDVEGRAVQSSGVARRVPDLGAMELLLAVARLGSLGRAAQELGVTQPAASSRIRSMERQLGVALVDRSPRGSRLTDAGVLVTDWARRVVEAAEAFDAGAQALRARRDSRLRVAASMTIAEYLLPGWLLALRALRPETAVSLLAGNSAAVAERVLSDEADIGFVEGTGVPSGLDSVVVAKDRLIVVTAPGHPWARRRKPVGAEELAVTPLILREEGSGTRQVLDTALGGLARPLIELSSTTAVKASAVGGAGPAVLSELAVGEELATRRLVCVPLDGVRLDRELRAVWPTGHRPVGPARELLGLTRG; this is encoded by the coding sequence ATGGGTGATGTGGAAGGCAGGGCCGTGCAGTCGTCGGGGGTCGCGCGGCGGGTTCCGGACCTCGGGGCGATGGAGCTGCTGCTGGCCGTGGCGCGGCTGGGCAGTCTCGGGCGGGCGGCGCAGGAGCTGGGCGTCACGCAACCGGCCGCCAGCAGCCGCATCCGGTCGATGGAACGCCAACTGGGCGTCGCCCTCGTGGACCGCTCGCCGCGCGGCTCCCGGCTCACGGACGCCGGTGTGCTCGTCACCGACTGGGCTCGGCGGGTCGTGGAGGCGGCGGAGGCGTTCGACGCCGGGGCGCAGGCCCTGCGTGCGCGACGTGACTCCCGGCTGCGGGTGGCGGCCAGTATGACGATCGCCGAGTACCTCCTGCCGGGCTGGCTGCTGGCGCTGCGCGCGCTGCGGCCCGAGACGGCGGTGTCGCTGCTCGCGGGAAACTCGGCTGCGGTGGCCGAACGGGTCCTGTCGGACGAGGCCGACATCGGCTTCGTGGAGGGGACGGGCGTACCGAGCGGGCTGGACTCGGTGGTCGTCGCGAAGGACCGGCTGATCGTGGTGACGGCGCCGGGGCACCCGTGGGCGCGGCGGCGGAAGCCGGTGGGGGCGGAGGAGCTGGCGGTGACGCCGTTGATCCTCCGGGAGGAGGGATCGGGCACGCGGCAGGTGCTCGACACCGCGTTGGGCGGGTTGGCGCGTCCGCTGATCGAGCTGTCGTCGACGACCGCGGTGAAGGCGTCGGCGGTGGGTGGGGCGGGGCCCGCGGTGCTCAGTGAACTGGCGGTGGGGGAGGAGTTGGCCACGCGGCGGTTGGTGTGTGTGCCGCTGGACGGGGTGCGGCTGGATCGGGAGCTGCGGGCGGTGTGGCCGACGGGGCATCGGCCGGTGGGGCCGGCGCGGGAGTTGCTGGGGTTGACGCGGGGGTGA
- a CDS encoding TDT family transporter translates to MATAAPALTHPLPRPRPALVPDSLRHLGPNWYAPVMGTAIVGTAGAGLPGADGVPGLRTVCTAVWTLSLALLLALLCARSLHWAHHRDQARAHLLDPATAPFYGCLAMALTAVGGGALVVGRDWIGLPAALALDAVLFTAGTVVGLVAAVAVPYLLVVRRGTPSPVWLLPVVAPMVSAALGPLLVPHLPPGQGQRTLLLACLAMFGLSLLATLVVLPVVFGRLVTTGSLSLPLALTPTLFLALGPLGQSTTAVGNFADLAPDVVPVPRSAAAAAAVLYGVPVMGFALLWLGLAGALVLRARRRGMGFTMTWWAFTFPVGTCVTGAESLGRHTGLAAFHVLAVALYALLVAAWAGAATRTVRGLVSGELLAGPRPVRVAPLPVTARTR, encoded by the coding sequence ATGGCCACCGCAGCACCCGCCCTCACCCACCCGCTCCCCCGGCCCCGGCCCGCCCTCGTCCCCGACAGCCTCCGGCATCTCGGCCCCAACTGGTACGCCCCCGTGATGGGAACCGCCATCGTGGGTACCGCGGGCGCCGGTCTCCCCGGCGCGGACGGCGTCCCCGGACTGCGTACCGTCTGCACGGCCGTGTGGACCCTCTCCCTCGCCCTCCTGCTCGCGCTTCTCTGCGCCCGCTCCCTGCACTGGGCCCACCACCGCGACCAGGCCCGCGCCCACCTCCTCGACCCGGCGACCGCACCCTTCTACGGCTGCCTCGCCATGGCCCTGACGGCCGTCGGCGGCGGCGCCCTCGTCGTCGGCCGGGACTGGATCGGCCTCCCGGCCGCCCTCGCCCTGGACGCGGTCCTGTTCACCGCGGGGACGGTTGTCGGACTCGTCGCCGCCGTCGCCGTCCCGTACCTGCTGGTCGTACGCCGCGGGACGCCCAGCCCCGTATGGCTGCTCCCCGTCGTCGCGCCCATGGTGTCCGCGGCACTCGGTCCGCTTCTCGTCCCCCATCTCCCGCCGGGTCAGGGGCAGCGGACGCTTCTGTTGGCCTGCCTGGCCATGTTCGGCCTGAGTCTGCTGGCGACCCTCGTGGTGCTGCCGGTGGTCTTCGGGCGCCTCGTGACGACGGGTTCGCTCTCGCTCCCGCTCGCTCTCACCCCCACCCTGTTCCTGGCCCTGGGCCCGCTCGGCCAGTCCACCACCGCCGTCGGCAACTTCGCCGACCTCGCCCCCGACGTCGTACCCGTCCCGCGTTCCGCCGCCGCTGCCGCCGCCGTCCTCTACGGCGTGCCCGTCATGGGCTTCGCCCTGCTGTGGCTCGGCCTCGCCGGTGCGCTGGTGCTGCGCGCCCGGCGCCGGGGCATGGGCTTCACGATGACGTGGTGGGCCTTCACCTTCCCGGTGGGCACCTGTGTCACCGGTGCGGAGAGTCTCGGCCGGCACACCGGGCTCGCCGCCTTCCACGTCCTGGCCGTCGCCCTGTACGCGCTGCTCGTCGCCGCCTGGGCCGGCGCCGCCACCCGTACCGTCCGGGGTCTGGTCAGCGGTGAGCTGCTCGCAGGGCCTCGCCCAGTACGCGTGGCGCCTCTGCCAGTGACGGCCCGTACCAGGTGA